Proteins encoded by one window of Tunturibacter psychrotolerans:
- a CDS encoding sigma-54-dependent transcriptional regulator, with amino-acid sequence MLAERIVKNESGAEDAEASCRLLIADDQPHILEALRLLLKPEGYQLEMVRTPALVLDALAHESFDGVLIDLNYTRDTTSGQEGLDLVARVKEIDAQLPVVVMTAWGNIDLAVEAMRRGAGDFIQKPWENARLLSILRTQMELHRSQKKMRWLEAENRILRAPGAPDFIAAAASMRPVLETMARVGPSDANVLITGEHGTGKEIVAQTLHRLSSRAERTLVAVNTGALPEGTFESELFGHVKGAFTDARADRIGRFELASGGTLFLDEIANIPVRQQAKLLRVLETGELERVGSSKTQKVDVRMLSATNAELRAECAAGRFREDLLFRLNTVEISLPPLRERREDIPPLAGHFMARYAARYRRPIQGLEPAALQMMLQYGWPGNVRELDHTIERAVLMARGVHIEPADLGLNTQRGGAQSMDEMSLESVEAILIRKALARAGGNVSHAADALGLSRGALYRRIEKYGL; translated from the coding sequence ATGCTGGCGGAGCGAATTGTTAAGAACGAATCGGGGGCGGAAGATGCAGAGGCGTCGTGCAGGCTCCTGATCGCGGATGATCAACCCCATATACTGGAGGCGCTCCGGCTATTGTTGAAGCCGGAAGGTTATCAGTTGGAGATGGTTCGAACACCGGCGTTGGTGCTCGACGCCCTGGCGCATGAGAGCTTCGATGGCGTGCTGATCGATCTTAATTACACGCGGGATACGACCTCTGGCCAGGAGGGACTGGATCTGGTGGCGAGAGTTAAGGAGATCGATGCGCAGCTTCCGGTCGTGGTAATGACGGCGTGGGGCAACATTGATCTTGCGGTGGAAGCGATGCGCCGTGGTGCGGGAGATTTCATTCAGAAGCCGTGGGAGAATGCGCGGCTGCTGAGTATTCTGCGTACTCAAATGGAGTTGCATCGCAGTCAGAAGAAAATGCGGTGGTTGGAGGCGGAGAATCGGATCCTGCGGGCACCCGGAGCTCCGGATTTCATTGCAGCTGCGGCTTCGATGCGACCTGTGCTGGAGACGATGGCTCGGGTGGGTCCATCGGATGCGAATGTGTTGATTACGGGCGAGCATGGCACGGGGAAAGAAATTGTGGCGCAGACCCTGCATCGGTTGTCTTCGCGTGCGGAGAGAACACTTGTCGCTGTGAACACGGGAGCGTTGCCTGAGGGGACGTTCGAGAGTGAGCTGTTCGGACATGTGAAGGGCGCTTTTACTGACGCTCGTGCAGATCGCATCGGACGATTTGAACTGGCGAGCGGGGGAACGCTTTTTCTTGATGAGATTGCGAATATTCCGGTTCGGCAGCAGGCGAAGCTGCTTCGAGTGTTAGAGACGGGAGAACTGGAGCGCGTAGGATCTTCAAAGACGCAGAAGGTAGATGTACGGATGCTCTCTGCAACTAATGCAGAACTGCGGGCAGAGTGTGCAGCCGGGCGGTTCCGTGAAGATCTGTTGTTTCGGTTGAACACAGTTGAAATAAGCCTGCCACCGCTTCGGGAACGGCGTGAGGACATACCGCCACTGGCCGGGCACTTTATGGCACGATATGCTGCACGTTATCGCAGACCGATTCAGGGGCTGGAGCCGGCTGCACTGCAGATGATGCTGCAGTACGGCTGGCCGGGTAATGTGCGCGAGCTCGACCATACGATCGAACGCGCGGTTCTGATGGCGCGGGGAGTGCATATTGAACCCGCGGACCTGGGGTTAAATACGCAGCGGGGAGGGGCACAGAGCATGGATGAGATGAGCCTTGAGTCAGTCGAGGCAATCTTGATTCGCAAGGCGCTCGCCCGTGCAGGTGGTAATGTGAGCCATGCGGCTGATGCGCTTGGATTGAGCAGAGGTGCGCTTTATCGCCGTATCGAGAAATATGGTCTCTGA
- a CDS encoding TolC family protein: MLRCFSMLVLLEVPLLAQVQQATVTQTVPAATQPALRLDIPHSDNPLNSFRATLVPKPNLANSPRIDALVKDGVLELSLKDAISLALENNLDIAIARYNIPIAAADVLRTQAGGSFRGVNTGVVQNTPGGGVGGFGPGPSGAGAGGTSGGAGGAGSGASGLVSSTLGAGTNVASYDPAISGTFSIEHFAEPLSNTVVYGVPELQQNTTTGNIGYTQAFPTGTSISAVFDNNRGTTNSPESFLVPALNTYYHIALQQQLLAGFGLGPNLRFLRIAKNNQRISDEAFKLQVVTTVTQIANMYWDLVAAYEDEGVKSRSLEFARQTLESGRKQLALQAIPAMDVMKDEAEEASREQDLTIAKTTLQFQELLIKNALTKNLDDPNLEAMPVRPTDQSAMTDTTPQGPTEDMTARALKDRLELGESDIDLENRRLSRDAARNALLPSVALTAYYGGSGLAGLQNPASGTISTSPPDLAGSLRTAFNNSAPDYYVGVTVNVPLRNRVAKSDQYRAELETRQSELRSEQLKKQIRIEVRNAQYALEQSEARVVSARKGRDLAQKTFDITAKEQELGAGSNYQTLTARRDLAAAESTLVAAMTAYQKAKIEVDRAVGSTLEANDISIESAKTGIAPSGQ; the protein is encoded by the coding sequence GTGCTTCGTTGCTTCAGCATGCTGGTTTTGCTGGAGGTGCCTTTGTTGGCACAGGTGCAGCAGGCAACCGTTACCCAGACCGTACCTGCGGCGACCCAGCCCGCGTTGCGCCTGGATATTCCGCATTCCGACAATCCGTTGAACTCGTTCCGCGCCACACTGGTTCCCAAGCCGAATCTGGCGAACTCGCCGCGGATCGATGCTCTGGTGAAAGATGGTGTGCTTGAACTGAGTTTGAAGGATGCGATCTCGCTGGCACTTGAAAACAATCTCGATATTGCGATCGCTCGATACAATATTCCGATCGCGGCAGCCGATGTTTTGCGCACACAGGCGGGCGGTTCGTTTCGCGGAGTCAATACGGGCGTAGTTCAGAATACGCCTGGTGGTGGAGTGGGCGGCTTCGGTCCAGGGCCGAGTGGAGCGGGAGCCGGAGGCACTTCAGGGGGTGCTGGCGGTGCGGGTTCTGGAGCATCCGGGCTTGTCTCGTCAACCCTCGGTGCGGGTACGAACGTTGCTTCGTATGATCCCGCGATTTCGGGGACCTTCAGTATCGAACACTTTGCGGAGCCACTGTCGAATACCGTCGTTTACGGAGTTCCAGAGCTGCAGCAAAATACAACGACGGGGAATATCGGCTACACGCAGGCCTTTCCGACTGGGACGTCGATATCGGCGGTCTTCGACAACAACCGTGGAACGACAAACAGTCCGGAGAGCTTTCTTGTCCCAGCGCTGAACACTTACTATCACATTGCGCTGCAGCAGCAGCTGTTGGCAGGTTTCGGCCTCGGGCCAAACCTACGATTTTTGCGGATCGCCAAGAATAATCAGCGGATCTCGGACGAGGCGTTCAAATTGCAGGTAGTGACGACGGTGACGCAGATCGCGAATATGTATTGGGATCTGGTGGCCGCGTACGAGGACGAAGGCGTGAAGAGCCGGTCGCTCGAATTTGCTCGTCAGACGCTGGAGAGCGGACGCAAACAACTTGCACTGCAGGCGATTCCTGCGATGGATGTGATGAAGGACGAGGCAGAAGAGGCGAGCCGCGAACAGGACCTGACAATTGCGAAGACGACCTTGCAGTTTCAGGAGTTGCTAATAAAAAATGCGCTCACGAAAAACCTTGACGATCCTAATTTAGAAGCGATGCCGGTACGTCCGACCGATCAGAGCGCGATGACGGACACGACCCCGCAGGGTCCGACTGAAGATATGACGGCGCGTGCGCTGAAGGACAGACTGGAGTTGGGCGAGTCAGATATCGATCTTGAAAACAGACGGTTGAGCCGTGATGCGGCGCGCAATGCATTGCTGCCTTCGGTCGCCTTGACTGCGTATTATGGAGGCTCGGGGTTGGCGGGTTTGCAGAACCCTGCGTCGGGTACGATCTCGACTTCGCCACCGGACTTAGCCGGATCGTTGAGAACTGCCTTCAACAATAGCGCTCCTGACTATTATGTTGGTGTGACGGTGAATGTGCCGCTTCGCAATCGCGTCGCGAAGTCGGACCAATATCGAGCTGAGTTGGAGACGAGGCAGTCGGAGCTCCGGTCGGAGCAGTTGAAGAAGCAGATTCGCATCGAGGTTCGGAACGCTCAATATGCGTTGGAGCAGAGTGAGGCTCGGGTGGTTTCAGCCCGCAAAGGACGCGATCTGGCACAGAAGACTTTTGACATCACCGCGAAGGAGCAGGAGCTAGGGGCGGGGTCGAACTACCAGACTCTGACGGCGCGGCGCGATCTGGCAGCGGCGGAGTCAACGCTGGTTGCAGCGATGACGGCGTATCAGAAGGCTAAGATTGAGGTGGATCGCGCGGTCGGTTCTACGCTGGAAGCAAACGATATTTCGATAGAATCAGCGAAGACGGGCATCGCCCCTAGTGGGCAGTAG
- a CDS encoding ABC transporter ATP-binding protein: protein MIELKQLERSYKTGHTETWVLRRINLTIREGEFVTVMGPSGAGKSSLLNVLAMLDDQWRGEFYFAGEAVHAMNRKQRAELARRRIGMVFQSYHLLDDLTVAENIDLPLSYKDIPKSERQALVADTLDRFNIVGKKDLFPNQLSGGQQQLVGIARAVIHKPNLLLADEPTGNLHSEQANEIMQLFRKLNEEGTTVVQVTHSETNAGYGTRTIELRDGWLSRDTAGLVAAEGAGVRA from the coding sequence ATGATTGAGTTGAAACAACTGGAACGGAGTTACAAGACGGGCCATACAGAAACGTGGGTGCTGCGGCGCATCAATCTTACGATCCGTGAGGGCGAATTTGTAACTGTGATGGGTCCATCTGGAGCGGGTAAATCTTCGCTGCTAAATGTACTGGCTATGCTGGACGATCAATGGAGAGGAGAGTTCTATTTCGCTGGTGAGGCGGTTCACGCGATGAATCGGAAGCAGAGAGCCGAACTCGCGCGGCGAAGAATTGGGATGGTGTTTCAGAGTTATCACCTGCTGGACGATCTGACTGTAGCGGAAAATATCGATCTGCCGTTGTCGTATAAGGATATTCCGAAGTCTGAGCGACAGGCTCTGGTGGCGGATACGTTGGATCGCTTCAACATTGTGGGGAAGAAAGATTTGTTCCCGAACCAGCTCTCGGGTGGACAGCAGCAGTTGGTGGGAATTGCGAGGGCCGTTATTCATAAGCCAAATCTTTTGCTGGCCGATGAGCCCACGGGCAATCTGCACTCAGAACAAGCAAATGAGATTATGCAATTGTTTCGCAAGCTGAATGAGGAAGGTACGACGGTAGTGCAGGTGACGCACTCGGAGACGAATGCGGGGTATGGCACGCGGACGATTGAACTGCGCGATGGGTGGCTCTCGCGGGATACGGCAGGTCTTGTGGCAGCTGAAGGGGCGGGGGTGCGAGCGTGA
- a CDS encoding ABC transporter permease — MNGLMQDVTYALRQLRKAPGFTLTAVLTLALGIGANAAIFTLVHAVLLQNLPVSDPKGLVRLGDKDDCCVMGGRPEGQDYSMFSYDLYRHLRDSTPEFEQLAAMQAGIGQGTLTARSGSGNSLSKASAGEFVSGNYFQTFGLKPYSGRLLEPSDDAPGAPMAAVLSYRAWQRDYAMDPSVVGSTFQLNTHPVTVVGISPSSFYGDRMSDTPPDFFLPLNEEPILDAGALLKRPESNWLYVLGRVKPGTQIGPLQEKMSALLRDWLVPIKSYQDAEGKKALPKTHVILIPGGIGIANMQADYRSGLVLLMGISALVLLIACANIANLVLVRGMSRRAETSIRMALGAARKRIIRQMLTESIVLACLGGVAGLAVAYAGTRMLLALAFPDSPGLPIHASPSLLVLGFAFGLSLITGLVFGIAPAWITSHSEPAEALRGANRSTRDSASLLQRTLVVVQAALSLVLLVGAGLLTKSLNKLEHQDFGLQTENRVVIHISPDNAGYKPDQLQALYGEMLTRLRALPGVERVGLSLYTPLEGDNWGEGVTIQGHPEPGPNDRIGASWDRVTPDFFQVIGQQVLRGRGITDQDTATSPMVAVVNQTFVKKFFAKNEDPIGIHFGLDGAKSAGEIEIVGVVSDVKYVDPREPVRPMYFRPFLQHAPLSDNADVRSLFAGAIMLQMRGPSEGLEAQVRRTLASINPNLTVTDFKTFGTQIEGQFGQERLIARLTLMFGALALVLASVGLYGVTAYTVARRTSEIGIRMALGAGRGKVVSMVLREAMLQAGVGLVIGLPVALLCVRFMKTQLYGTGGQDPVIFAGAIVVLVVSACVAGLIPARRAASTDPVKALRTE, encoded by the coding sequence ATGAACGGGTTGATGCAGGATGTGACGTATGCACTGCGACAGTTGCGAAAGGCGCCGGGATTCACTCTGACGGCGGTTCTGACGCTTGCGCTTGGGATAGGCGCGAACGCAGCGATCTTTACGCTGGTGCATGCGGTACTGCTGCAGAACCTGCCGGTGAGCGATCCGAAGGGTCTGGTACGTCTGGGCGATAAAGATGATTGCTGCGTGATGGGAGGACGGCCCGAGGGCCAAGACTATTCGATGTTTTCGTACGATTTGTACCGACACTTGCGCGATAGCACTCCTGAATTTGAGCAACTGGCTGCGATGCAGGCGGGGATCGGTCAAGGCACTCTTACTGCGCGAAGCGGATCGGGCAACAGTTTGTCAAAGGCTTCGGCCGGTGAGTTCGTCTCGGGGAATTACTTTCAAACGTTTGGACTGAAGCCTTATTCCGGAAGGCTTCTGGAACCGTCTGATGATGCGCCGGGAGCGCCGATGGCGGCGGTGTTGAGCTATAGGGCGTGGCAACGCGACTATGCGATGGATCCTTCTGTTGTCGGGAGCACGTTTCAACTGAATACACATCCGGTGACGGTGGTAGGGATTAGTCCGTCTTCGTTTTACGGCGACCGAATGAGTGATACACCGCCTGATTTTTTTCTTCCGTTGAACGAAGAGCCAATTCTCGATGCTGGTGCATTGCTAAAGCGTCCTGAGTCAAATTGGCTCTATGTGCTTGGTCGCGTCAAGCCGGGCACGCAAATCGGTCCGCTGCAAGAAAAGATGAGTGCGTTGTTGCGTGACTGGTTGGTCCCAATAAAGTCTTATCAGGATGCGGAGGGAAAGAAGGCGCTGCCGAAGACTCACGTAATCTTGATTCCGGGTGGGATTGGGATTGCGAATATGCAGGCCGATTACAGAAGTGGCCTCGTGCTTCTGATGGGTATCTCCGCGCTGGTTCTGCTGATCGCGTGTGCGAATATTGCAAACCTTGTTCTAGTCCGCGGGATGTCCAGACGAGCTGAAACTTCAATTCGAATGGCGCTTGGTGCAGCGCGGAAGAGAATTATTCGCCAAATGCTGACCGAGAGCATCGTTCTGGCGTGCCTTGGCGGCGTTGCTGGACTTGCAGTGGCGTACGCAGGAACGCGGATGTTGCTTGCGCTAGCATTTCCGGATTCTCCGGGCCTCCCGATTCATGCGAGTCCCTCGCTTCTGGTACTGGGATTTGCGTTTGGTTTGTCGTTGATTACGGGTCTGGTCTTCGGGATCGCGCCAGCATGGATTACCTCTCACTCCGAGCCAGCGGAGGCGCTTCGAGGTGCCAATCGTTCCACCAGGGACAGTGCTTCCTTGTTGCAGCGAACGCTTGTGGTGGTCCAAGCGGCGCTGTCGCTGGTGTTGCTTGTGGGAGCGGGGCTGTTGACCAAAAGCCTGAACAAGCTTGAGCACCAGGACTTTGGATTACAGACTGAGAATCGCGTTGTGATCCATATCAGTCCGGACAATGCCGGCTACAAGCCGGATCAGTTACAGGCTCTGTATGGAGAGATGCTTACGCGACTTCGGGCGCTGCCGGGAGTGGAACGGGTGGGATTGTCGCTTTACACTCCGCTCGAAGGTGATAATTGGGGTGAGGGAGTTACGATTCAAGGGCATCCTGAGCCAGGGCCGAACGATCGTATCGGCGCGTCGTGGGATCGCGTGACGCCGGATTTCTTTCAGGTGATAGGGCAGCAGGTCCTACGAGGCCGCGGAATTACCGACCAGGACACGGCTACTTCGCCGATGGTGGCCGTTGTGAATCAGACTTTTGTGAAGAAGTTTTTTGCGAAGAACGAAGACCCGATCGGAATACACTTCGGCCTGGATGGAGCCAAGAGCGCGGGTGAAATCGAGATTGTTGGCGTGGTTTCAGATGTGAAGTATGTCGATCCACGTGAGCCTGTTCGGCCAATGTACTTCCGACCCTTTCTGCAACATGCGCCGTTGTCGGACAATGCGGATGTGCGGTCACTCTTTGCAGGCGCGATTATGCTGCAGATGAGAGGTCCTTCGGAAGGATTGGAGGCACAGGTTCGACGGACACTTGCAAGTATCAACCCAAACCTCACAGTTACCGATTTCAAGACCTTTGGCACTCAGATTGAAGGCCAATTTGGCCAGGAGAGGTTGATTGCGCGGTTGACGCTGATGTTTGGAGCGTTGGCATTGGTGTTGGCTTCGGTCGGTTTGTATGGTGTGACGGCTTATACCGTTGCACGGCGAACCTCGGAGATCGGGATACGGATGGCGCTCGGCGCTGGACGCGGCAAAGTGGTGAGTATGGTGTTGCGTGAGGCCATGCTGCAGGCTGGAGTTGGGCTTGTGATCGGATTGCCGGTGGCGTTGCTGTGCGTTCGCTTTATGAAGACACAACTGTACGGAACTGGCGGGCAGGACCCCGTGATCTTTGCAGGAGCGATTGTAGTGTTGGTTGTTTCGGCGTGCGTCGCTGGGTTGATCCCGGCGCGGCGTGCGGCCTCCACTGACCCGGTCAAGGCTCTGCGGACTGAGTAG
- a CDS encoding ABC transporter ATP-binding protein, whose amino-acid sequence MATDTMIQIEDLKKIFYTDEIETHALSGVHLNINRGEYVAMSGPSGCGKSTLLSIIGLLDTPTGGGYTLNGKEVANLNFADRSRIRNQEIGFIFQSFNLIGDLTVAENVELPLTYRAGMPATERKKRVQESLERVNMAHRMRHYPAQLSGGQQQRVAVARALAGSPSILLADEPTGNLDSKNGEAVMKLLQELHAEGATICMVTHDPRFAAHAERQVHLFDGKVVAEGELNRLLAEVEG is encoded by the coding sequence ATGGCGACGGATACGATGATTCAGATTGAGGACTTGAAGAAGATTTTTTACACGGATGAGATTGAGACGCATGCGCTGTCGGGTGTGCATTTGAATATCAATCGTGGAGAGTATGTGGCGATGTCCGGGCCATCGGGATGCGGGAAGTCCACGTTACTGTCGATTATTGGATTGCTGGATACGCCGACCGGCGGCGGGTACACGCTGAACGGTAAAGAAGTCGCGAATCTGAACTTTGCAGATCGTTCGCGGATTCGAAACCAGGAGATTGGATTTATCTTTCAGAGTTTCAATCTGATTGGCGATCTGACTGTTGCCGAGAATGTCGAGCTGCCACTGACCTATCGCGCGGGAATGCCTGCGACAGAGCGCAAGAAGAGGGTGCAGGAGTCGCTTGAGCGCGTGAATATGGCACACCGGATGCGGCATTATCCAGCGCAGCTCTCAGGTGGTCAGCAGCAACGGGTAGCTGTGGCGCGGGCGTTGGCGGGTTCGCCGTCGATCCTGCTGGCCGATGAGCCTACGGGAAATCTTGACTCGAAGAATGGCGAGGCCGTGATGAAGCTGTTGCAGGAGTTGCACGCAGAGGGTGCGACGATCTGCATGGTGACGCACGATCCACGGTTTGCGGCACACGCAGAGCGTCAGGTGCATCTGTTCGACGGCAAGGTTGTTGCGGAGGGTGAGCTAAATCGACTCTTAGCGGAGGTAGAGGGATGA
- a CDS encoding efflux RND transporter periplasmic adaptor subunit, whose product MDISRPDIKQKKMRRQWIAGGGAVVVLAAIAFFVTRLKPAAPEVDRATVWTDSVKRGPLLRQVRGPGSLVPREDKIRLIPSETEATVVRIRVLPGAKVEPDTILMDLVDPQLQQELLDAQLQMKGAEADYINTRAKVQSDLMDQKAAAATVGADHTQAQLQARTDKSLFDLGVISGLTYSASKGKADELTTRNDLEKQRLTLNEKAIETQLAVQQTKVDQAKALLGLKQKQLDALSVRAGISGVLVELPHQVGEHVAPGTTLAKVVQPDQLKASLKIAETQARDIQIGQPAEIDTHNGVINGKVMRIDPAVLNGTVTVDVELAGALPQGARPDLSVDGTIDLDRMSDVLYVGRPAFGNENSTISLFRQGTDGKTAVRVPVKVGRASVNSIQVLEGLQEGDTVILSDMSRWDNTDRVRLN is encoded by the coding sequence ATGGATATCTCCAGACCAGACATAAAGCAGAAGAAGATGCGTCGGCAGTGGATTGCAGGTGGCGGCGCTGTAGTGGTGCTTGCGGCAATTGCGTTTTTTGTCACCCGGTTGAAGCCTGCGGCGCCTGAGGTTGATCGGGCGACGGTTTGGACCGACTCAGTGAAGCGTGGGCCTTTGTTGCGTCAGGTACGGGGACCGGGTTCGCTGGTTCCTCGGGAAGACAAGATTCGGCTGATACCTTCTGAGACCGAAGCGACGGTTGTGCGGATTCGCGTGCTGCCGGGAGCGAAGGTTGAGCCGGACACGATTTTGATGGATCTTGTTGATCCACAGTTGCAGCAGGAGTTGCTGGACGCGCAGCTGCAAATGAAGGGGGCGGAGGCTGACTACATCAATACCCGTGCGAAGGTACAGAGCGACCTGATGGATCAGAAGGCAGCGGCGGCGACGGTGGGGGCGGATCATACTCAGGCTCAGCTACAGGCGCGGACGGATAAGTCGTTGTTCGATTTGGGCGTGATCAGTGGATTGACCTACAGCGCCTCGAAGGGCAAAGCCGATGAGTTGACGACGCGCAATGATCTTGAGAAGCAGCGGCTTACGCTGAATGAGAAGGCGATCGAGACGCAGCTCGCTGTGCAACAGACCAAGGTGGATCAGGCGAAGGCGCTGCTTGGGTTGAAGCAGAAGCAGCTGGATGCGTTGAGTGTGAGGGCGGGGATAAGCGGTGTGCTGGTTGAGCTGCCGCATCAGGTAGGCGAGCATGTTGCTCCGGGAACGACGCTGGCGAAGGTGGTCCAGCCGGACCAGTTGAAGGCGAGTTTGAAGATTGCCGAGACGCAGGCGAGGGATATCCAAATCGGACAGCCGGCTGAGATTGACACGCATAACGGCGTGATCAACGGCAAGGTGATGCGAATCGATCCTGCGGTATTGAACGGAACGGTAACGGTTGACGTAGAGCTTGCTGGAGCCCTGCCGCAGGGTGCTCGCCCCGACTTGAGTGTTGACGGAACGATCGATCTGGACCGGATGTCCGATGTGCTCTATGTGGGCCGACCGGCGTTCGGGAATGAGAACAGCACGATCAGCCTCTTCAGACAAGGAACGGACGGCAAGACTGCGGTGAGAGTTCCGGTGAAGGTAGGACGTGCTTCGGTGAACAGCATTCAGGTGCTGGAAGGATTGCAGGAAGGCGATACGGTAATTCTGTCGGACATGAGCCGGTGGGATAACACGGATCGGGTTCGCTTGAATTAG